The following is a genomic window from bacterium.
CTGTGATATTGTAAGTGAATTTGTTTTTGCCGGATTCTCTTCTCTGATGGCATTAGATAAAGATACGGCGAGGCCCTTTGATAAAAACAGAAGCGGTCTAAGTCTTGGCGAAGCAGCAGGATTTGTTCTGGTTATGAGTAAAGAAAGAGCTATTCAGGAAGAAAGGTCTATTATTGGAGAAATAGCCGGTTGGGGACTGACAAATGATGCTAATCATATGACCGGTCCGTCCAGAGATGGAAGCGGACTGGCACTGGCTATGCGTAAAGCCCTGCGATCAGCAGATATTTCTGAGGATACTGTTGGATGCATAGCAGCGCATGGCACAGGAACTGTGTATAACGACGCTATGGAAATGAAGGCGTTTAAATCTGTTTTTGCTTCAGGAACTCTTCCAACCTACTCTATTAAAGGAGGAATAGGCCATACAATGGGAGCGGCAGGTCTGGTGGAGACAATTGTGGCATTGCGGTCATTAAGAGAAAAACTTGTTCCTCCTACAGTTAATCTGCGTATCGCTGATGATGAAGCTGAGGGCTGGGTCTCCACTGAGCCGGACTCATTTGACAACCCTGTAACCGTATCTATCAACGCTGGATTTGGCGGAGTGAATTCTGCATTGGTATTGAAAAAATTGGATGAGCAGCAGTTATGATTATTTCAGGTATTGGCTGGATTAGTAAAGGAAAATATGGGTGTGTGAAAAAGGCAGTATGCACAGATTATACTGATATAAAATCTCTGCATTCAAAGCTGCAGAATGAATCAATATTTTTGTATCCTGTGAAGAATTTTGGAAGATTTGACATGACTTCAAAAATGTCTTGCTGTGCAGGCGCTCTGGCACTGCATGATGCAGGAGTAAAGTATTCTGAAAAGCATAAACAGGATATTGGAATTATCAGCACAAATACTGATGGATGCTTGAAGTCTAATCTGAATTATTTCAGGGATTATGTGCAGACAGGCAGAAAACTCGCGCGTGGTAATCTTTTTATCTATACACTTCCGTCAAGTCCTCTGGCAGAAGCATCAATTCACTTTGGGTTTCAGGGCCCATTGCTGTATATCATGTTTCCACAAAAACATATTCCGTCTTTACTTCAATATGCAGAAGGCATAATATCCCGCAAAGAAGCATCAACAATACTGGCTATGAAAGTTGATGAAAAGAAGGCTGTATGTTTTGTTCTGAGAAGGGAAGAGGACACTTCTTCCAAATAAATATGAAAATAAAACTGATATATCCCACATGGCCGAAACTAATGGATCAGACGGAATTTAATCTGCCTCCTCATGGTCCTGTGTGTTTTGCTGCTGCGCTGAGTGATGATATTGAAATTTCCTTCTGTGATGAGAATGTTGAAGAGCTTGATTTTAATGAAGATGCAGACTTGATTGTGCTTTCAGTTATGCTGACATGCCAGATGCCCCGCGCATGGGAAATTAGCGATTGGTATCGAGCTCATGGTAAGAAGGTGGTGTTTGGCGGCATTGCAACAATGCTTCATGCAGAAGAAACAATGCAACATGCAGATGCTGTGTTTTTAGGAGAAGCGGAAGGTAAGTTTAATAAGGTTATTTATGATTTCAAAAATGGTCATCTTGAAAAAATGTATGACTTTTTTCATGATTTTCCGGATATGAATCTGGTTAAAACTGCAAAACGCAGTATTCTTAAGCGTGAATTATATAATTTTCGCGGTGTGCAGATGGTTGATCTGGTGCATGCGTCGCGAGGGTGCAAGTTTAATTGTTTTCCATGCTGTACGCCGTATTTGGGAGGGCGCAAATTCAGGCCGCGTCCTATTGATGCAGTATTGATGGAGCTGGAAAGCATTGATAATAACCGCTTGTTTTTTGTTGATAATTCCCTGGCGCAGGACGATGAATGGGAAAAGGAACTGTTTAGGGCAATTGCTCCGTTAAAAAAGAAATGGATATCTCATCCAATAAAAGACGATGATGAGATACTGGATTTAGCTGCTAAAGCAGGATGTTGGTATGTATATCAGGCAATAATAGATACCTCAGATCATATCCGCAGAAGAGTTAAGCGGCTGCAGGAACATGGCATTGGAGTTGAAGG
Proteins encoded in this region:
- a CDS encoding beta-ketoacyl synthase N-terminal-like domain-containing protein; the protein is MHAPEAVVVACDLITPYGLGIDACWNGLLSGKTAINPLDRFDTDVFQTKKAATIAELKTGQSDSLVMQMLKPLLKKASAIIPKDALLILATTTGEIDILEKQVLNAKDNADESALGCLLSKVQCLSGIRSPGIIVSAACTSSSSAIAQASAMIRSKERDCVLVVACDIVSEFVFAGFSSLMALDKDTARPFDKNRSGLSLGEAAGFVLVMSKERAIQEERSIIGEIAGWGLTNDANHMTGPSRDGSGLALAMRKALRSADISEDTVGCIAAHGTGTVYNDAMEMKAFKSVFASGTLPTYSIKGGIGHTMGAAGLVETIVALRSLREKLVPPTVNLRIADDEAEGWVSTEPDSFDNPVTVSINAGFGGVNSALVLKKLDEQQL
- a CDS encoding cobalamin-dependent protein (Presence of a B(12) (cobalamin)-binding domain implies dependence on cobalamin itself, in one of its several forms, or in some unusual lineages, dependence on a cobalamin-like analog.); protein product: MKIKLIYPTWPKLMDQTEFNLPPHGPVCFAAALSDDIEISFCDENVEELDFNEDADLIVLSVMLTCQMPRAWEISDWYRAHGKKVVFGGIATMLHAEETMQHADAVFLGEAEGKFNKVIYDFKNGHLEKMYDFFHDFPDMNLVKTAKRSILKRELYNFRGVQMVDLVHASRGCKFNCFPCCTPYLGGRKFRPRPIDAVLMELESIDNNRLFFVDNSLAQDDEWEKELFRAIAPLKKKWISHPIKDDDEILDLAAKAGCWYVYQAIIDTSDHIRRRVKRLQEHGIGVEGTILLGLDYHDEDYIKRLVDFLLEINLDLAEFTILTPFPHAPIRAQLEKENRILHNNWIQYTTGEVVFKPAKMTVDSLQNMYHYAWETFYSDCSREIKMAKLFLKVIEKEKKDGTYKRARLNANRAWS